The DNA sequence TTCCCACCCCCAGCACCTTGACCAGAGTACCGCATGTCGCCGTGCCCGTGGTCTTGCACCGCATCCGACTGCCCCGACAGCAGTGCGCGCCCGGCATCCACCCCGCGCCCATCATCCCAGCCGCGAATAAACTCGCCGCGCAAATCCGGCAAGGTGCCGGAGGGGTAAACCTGTGCCAGTTTAGGGTAGAGCGTTTTATCAAAGGCCTGACCGTTACATTTCAGCCAGCCTGCGGGCGCGCTAGCCTGCGGCCACGGCAGCGGGATACCCGCGATGTCTGCAATATCCAGTTTTTTGGCAAGGTTTGCGGCTGTCATCGCCAATACGCTGGCAGAGGTGTTATTGGCCGCCGCCGTCACAAAGGCGGTAGTCGCCAACTGGCTGTTATTGGTTCCCGCCGCCGCTGTTGGCGCGGTTGGCACACCCGTTAGCGCCGGGCTGGCCAGCGGCGCATATTGTTTGTGTGGATTGACAGCTGCACTATGCGCGGCCAGTGAGTTGTCGGTGTAGGTTTTGAGGTCAGCTCTGGCGTTATTCACCTGATTGTCAGCATAGGCCTTGGCATCAATAGTTTGCGCATTAGCATATGACCGCGTGGCCAAAACCACAGACGGGTCTATTTTTAGCGTTACCGCGTCGGTACTGCTGACAATCAAAATCATGCGTACCGTCTGCACCCGGCCGGAGCCTTCCTGTAATTTCGGCTTGTAGGTTTCTGGGCAGTTGGCGATGGCGATCAGATTGCCGCTGGCGTCATAGAGACCAATCTCTCGGATCCACCAGCCGCCCTCGTCTTCCGGGATCACCTGCTCGGCAATAATCTGGTTGGTGTTGGCCGGGTCAACGCTCAGGGAGTTTAGCGGCGCGCGGCGGCACTCATTGACCAGTTTGGTTTGTGCCGGGTCGGGAGTCGGCAGGGTGCCGCCACCGTCTCCCAGTGCCATCTGGGTAATTTGCAGTTGCCGCCCCAGCGCGGTGGCATTTGCCAGCAACGCCGCGCCGGTAGCCGTCAGCAGGGCGAAATATTTTGTTGTCATGCGTTCACGCTCACATTGTCAGACAGATGTACCGCCGCTGCGTGTATATCCGCACCGCCGGTGATAATTGTTTCGGGGACATACGGGTAAACGGTCAGTGCATCGCCGCTGTACTGCCCTACGCTGACAGGCAGCACGCCCATGCTGTCGAGGTGGATAGCAAGCCCTAGAAGGTGACGACTCACCGGTTTTGCATCGGCGATCAGCCGCTCAAGCTCGAGAAAAACCTCTTCGGTAATGCCGCTATCCTGTACGCCGATATCCAGCCGGAAAGTGCCGGGCGCGTCGCCAGTTTGCCACCACTCAGTGATTCGAATCAGGTAGCCAAACGGCTCGACGACACGGCGCAGCGCCGCGAGGGTGCCTTTCTGGCGGTGCACAAGCCAGGCCGCCTTGATCACATAACGTTTGGTCTGTTCCGACCAGCGTTTGTCCCAGCGGTCAACCGACAGCGCCCAGGCGAGGTACGGCAGTAATTGCGCCGGGCAGCGCTCTGCGCTCCATAACGTATCGAGGTCAACCGCTATCTCACTCAGGCGTTGGGTGGAGCTGGCGACGTTGCGCATAAAGTCACTGGCGGATGGGGGCAACAGGCTGTTATTCATCGCTGCCGCCCTCGGTAACAGTGAACCCGGTGCAGTAGGCTGCCTGCGTGTCGCTGATCGCGATGTCCTGCGATGGTTCCAGCAGATCAACACGTTGTACCCCCTGCACATGCAGCGCCGCCATAATCGCCGAGCGAGCCACATCGCGCCCAATGCGCCCCTGCGTACCGAGCCATGACGTTAACGCCTGCTGTGCAGCCTGCTGGATAGGCTCTGATTCCGGCCCAGGGTAGCGGTACAGCACGGCCTGAATGGTATAA is a window from the Dickeya lacustris genome containing:
- a CDS encoding phage tail protein codes for the protein MTTKYFALLTATGAALLANATALGRQLQITQMALGDGGGTLPTPDPAQTKLVNECRRAPLNSLSVDPANTNQIIAEQVIPEDEGGWWIREIGLYDASGNLIAIANCPETYKPKLQEGSGRVQTVRMILIVSSTDAVTLKIDPSVVLATRSYANAQTIDAKAYADNQVNNARADLKTYTDNSLAAHSAAVNPHKQYAPLASPALTGVPTAPTAAAGTNNSQLATTAFVTAAANNTSASVLAMTAANLAKKLDIADIAGIPLPWPQASAPAGWLKCNGQAFDKTLYPKLAQVYPSGTLPDLRGEFIRGWDDGRGVDAGRALLSGQSDAVQDHGHGDMRYSGQGAGGGNLPIVDGGAAFNGGGDLIGAISNRAFNGAPRVAAETRPRNIAFNYIVRAA
- a CDS encoding phage tail protein I, whose amino-acid sequence is MNNSLLPPSASDFMRNVASSTQRLSEIAVDLDTLWSAERCPAQLLPYLAWALSVDRWDKRWSEQTKRYVIKAAWLVHRQKGTLAALRRVVEPFGYLIRITEWWQTGDAPGTFRLDIGVQDSGITEEVFLELERLIADAKPVSRHLLGLAIHLDSMGVLPVSVGQYSGDALTVYPYVPETIITGGADIHAAAVHLSDNVSVNA